One Streptomyces mobaraensis NBRC 13819 = DSM 40847 DNA segment encodes these proteins:
- a CDS encoding putative hydro-lyase, producing MRTPPHATTPAAARAAFRAGRAEPTAGWADGHTQANLIAVPADWAYDVLLFAQRNPRPCPVLDVTEPGGVTTPLAPGADLRTDLPRYRVWRDGRPVAEPTDVADVWRDDLVAFLIGCSFTFEGALRAAGVPLRHVEQGRNVAMYVTNRQCRPAGRLRGPLVVSMRPVPAGLVETAHRLTALMPAVHGAPVHAGDPAELGIADLARPDFGDPCAALDGDVPVFWACGVTPQAALAASAPPFAITHAPGHMLVTDVRDEEYRVL from the coding sequence ATGCGCACACCCCCGCACGCCACCACCCCCGCCGCGGCCCGCGCCGCGTTCCGCGCCGGCCGCGCCGAGCCCACCGCGGGCTGGGCGGACGGCCACACCCAGGCCAACCTGATCGCCGTCCCGGCCGACTGGGCATACGACGTGCTCCTCTTCGCCCAGCGCAACCCGCGACCCTGCCCGGTCCTCGACGTCACCGAGCCGGGCGGCGTCACCACCCCGCTCGCCCCGGGCGCCGACCTGCGGACCGACCTGCCCCGGTACCGCGTCTGGCGCGACGGCCGGCCGGTGGCCGAACCCACCGACGTCGCCGACGTCTGGCGGGACGACCTCGTCGCGTTCCTCATCGGGTGCAGCTTCACCTTCGAGGGCGCCCTGCGCGCGGCGGGCGTGCCGCTGCGCCACGTCGAGCAGGGCCGCAACGTCGCCATGTACGTGACGAACCGTCAGTGCCGCCCGGCCGGCCGGCTCCGCGGGCCGCTCGTGGTGTCCATGCGCCCGGTCCCCGCCGGCCTGGTCGAGACCGCGCACCGGCTGACCGCGCTGATGCCCGCCGTGCACGGCGCGCCCGTGCACGCGGGCGACCCGGCGGAGCTCGGCATCGCGGACCTGGCCCGGCCGGACTTCGGCGACCCGTGCGCCGCCCTGGACGGGGACGTGCCCGTCTTCTGGGCCTGCGGCGTGACCCCGCAGGCCGCCCTGGCGGCCTCCGCGCCGCCCTTCGCGATCACGCACGCGCCCGGGCACATGCTCGTCACGGACGTCCGCGACGAGGAGTACCGGGTGCTGTGA
- a CDS encoding FtsW/RodA/SpoVE family cell cycle protein — MGAVGRRTTGRARPEAPPARRAELLMLGFAVLLTLFGHACVGLATADRLPDDLIPYAAGLSAAAGAGHLVVRRFAPYADPLILPLAVALSGLGLVLLRRLDFSYAVRFHAAPTEGNQRLWSVIGLAVCVAVPALLKDHRRLRRYTYVMVFGALVLLMAPAFFGADTYGAKRWIRLGALSFQPGEFVKIGIAVFFAGYLTQHKDALALTGRRVLGFPLPRGRQFGPIAAVWLLSLLVLVFERDLGTSLIFFGLFVVMLYAATERGGWVVSGLLMFAVGAAVVGSLEPHVKGRVSAWLHPMSYWDTPRPPGIISDQSAQALFSFGSGGVLGTGLGSGHSDLIGFAGRSDFILTTVGEELGCAGLMAVLLLYALLVERGFRTALGARDAFGTLLATGLSGALALQVFVVAGGVTGLIPLTGKALPFLASGGSSQVATWVLVGLLLKISDAARRPDPGPEAAGVDEQATQMIHR, encoded by the coding sequence ATGGGCGCGGTAGGCAGGAGGACCACGGGACGGGCGAGGCCGGAGGCGCCGCCCGCGCGCCGGGCGGAACTGCTGATGCTCGGCTTCGCGGTGCTGCTCACCCTGTTCGGCCACGCCTGCGTGGGGCTGGCCACGGCCGACCGGCTGCCGGACGACCTGATCCCGTACGCGGCCGGGCTGTCGGCCGCCGCCGGGGCCGGGCACCTGGTGGTCCGCCGGTTCGCGCCGTACGCCGACCCGCTGATCCTGCCGCTGGCGGTGGCGCTGAGCGGGCTGGGGCTGGTCCTGCTGCGCCGCCTGGACTTCTCGTACGCCGTCCGGTTCCACGCCGCCCCGACCGAGGGCAACCAGCGGCTGTGGAGCGTGATCGGCCTCGCCGTCTGCGTGGCCGTGCCCGCGCTGCTCAAGGACCACCGCCGGCTGCGGCGGTACACCTACGTGATGGTGTTCGGCGCGCTGGTGCTGCTGATGGCCCCGGCGTTCTTCGGGGCGGACACCTACGGCGCCAAGCGCTGGATCCGGCTGGGCGCGCTCTCCTTCCAGCCGGGCGAGTTCGTCAAGATCGGCATCGCCGTCTTCTTCGCCGGCTACCTGACCCAGCACAAGGACGCGCTGGCCCTCACCGGCCGTCGCGTCCTGGGCTTCCCGCTGCCCCGGGGGCGGCAGTTCGGGCCGATCGCCGCCGTGTGGCTGCTGAGCCTGCTGGTCCTGGTCTTCGAACGGGACCTGGGCACTTCGCTGATCTTCTTCGGGCTGTTCGTGGTCATGCTGTACGCGGCCACCGAGCGCGGCGGCTGGGTGGTGTCGGGCCTGCTGATGTTCGCCGTGGGCGCCGCGGTGGTCGGCAGCCTGGAGCCGCATGTGAAGGGCCGCGTCTCCGCCTGGCTGCACCCGATGTCCTACTGGGACACGCCCCGCCCGCCGGGCATCATCTCCGACCAGTCCGCCCAGGCGCTCTTCAGCTTCGGCAGCGGCGGCGTCCTGGGCACCGGGCTCGGCAGCGGCCACTCCGACCTCATCGGCTTCGCCGGCCGCAGCGACTTCATCCTCACCACCGTCGGCGAGGAGCTGGGCTGCGCCGGCCTGATGGCCGTCCTGCTGCTCTACGCCCTCCTCGTCGAGCGGGGTTTCCGTACGGCCCTCGGCGCCCGCGACGCGTTCGGCACCCTGCTCGCCACCGGGCTGTCGGGGGCCCTGGCACTCCAGGTGTTCGTGGTCGCCGGCGGGGTCACCGGCCTGATCCCGCTCACCGGCAAGGCGCTGCCGTTCCTCGCCTCCGGCGGCTCGTCCCAGGTCGCCACCTGGGTGCTCGTCGGCCTCCTCCTCAAGATCAGCGACGCGGCCCGCCGGCCGGACCCGGGCCCGGAGGCGGCCGGAGTGGACGAGCAGGCGACACAGATGATCCACCGATAG
- a CDS encoding S1 family peptidase: MTTRRTRARHAALAATAAAVLTATALGAQGAGADPAPDPAPLTDTQAGALAHRITHDLGDRAAGAYFDAATGKLVVNVVDAKAAAEVRAAGAEPRTVTRSAARLAAATKTLDAQARIPGTAWAVDPRTNRVVVKADSTVRGERLARLDKVVTSLGDAATLRRVPGAFRPTLAGGDAIWAPRARCSLGFNVTKNGQPHFLTAGHCGNISSTWSDRQGGAAIGRTVTSVFPGHDYALVRYTANIAHPSAVDLYDGGQQTITGAAEAAVGQSVQRSGSTTGVYGGQVTALDATVNYQEGSVTGMIDTTVCAEPGDSGGALFADSSAVGLTSGGSGDCSSGGETFFQPVTDALSALGAQLP, encoded by the coding sequence TTGACAACACGACGCACACGCGCGCGCCACGCCGCCCTGGCCGCGACCGCCGCGGCGGTCCTGACGGCGACCGCCCTCGGCGCCCAGGGCGCGGGCGCGGACCCCGCACCGGACCCCGCCCCGCTGACGGACACCCAGGCCGGCGCGCTCGCCCACCGGATCACCCATGACCTCGGCGACCGGGCCGCCGGCGCCTACTTCGACGCCGCGACCGGGAAACTGGTCGTCAACGTCGTCGACGCCAAGGCCGCCGCCGAGGTACGGGCGGCCGGCGCCGAACCGCGCACGGTCACCCGCTCGGCCGCGCGGCTCGCCGCGGCCACGAAGACCCTGGACGCCCAGGCCCGGATCCCCGGCACCGCCTGGGCGGTCGACCCGCGTACCAACCGGGTCGTCGTCAAGGCGGACAGCACCGTGCGCGGCGAGCGGCTCGCGCGGCTCGACAAGGTCGTCACCTCCCTCGGCGACGCCGCGACCCTCCGGCGGGTGCCCGGCGCCTTCCGGCCGACCCTCGCCGGCGGCGACGCCATCTGGGCGCCGCGGGCCCGCTGCTCCCTCGGCTTCAACGTCACCAAGAACGGGCAGCCGCACTTCCTGACCGCCGGTCACTGCGGCAACATCTCGTCCACCTGGTCCGACCGGCAGGGCGGCGCCGCCATCGGCAGAACGGTGACGTCCGTCTTCCCCGGCCACGACTACGCCCTCGTCAGGTACACGGCGAACATCGCCCACCCCAGCGCCGTCGACCTCTACGACGGCGGACAGCAGACCATCACCGGTGCCGCCGAGGCCGCCGTGGGCCAGTCGGTGCAGCGCAGCGGCAGCACCACAGGGGTGTACGGCGGCCAGGTCACCGCGCTCGACGCCACCGTCAACTACCAGGAGGGCTCCGTCACCGGCATGATCGACACCACCGTCTGCGCCGAGCCGGGCGACAGCGGCGGCGCCCTGTTCGCCGACTCGTCCGCCGTCGGCCTCACCTCCGGGGGCAGCGGCGACTGCTCGTCCGGCGGCGAGACGTTCTTCCAGCCCGTCACCGACGCGCTGAGCGCTCTCGGGGCCCAGCTGCCCTGA
- a CDS encoding NAD(P)-dependent alcohol dehydrogenase has protein sequence MNSMTVAAYAAPAPKAPLVKTTITRRALGAHDILIDIKYAGICHSDIHTVQGDWGDRVYPIVPGHEIAGVVAAVGSEVTRYAVGDRVGVGCFVDSCRTCDNCRAGLQQYCTGESGMIGTYAATGRDGEQTQGGYSTHVVVDEEYVLRIPDSIPLDTAAPLLCAGVTLYSPLAHWQAGPGRKVAIVGLGGLGHLGVRIADAMGAEVTVLSQSLRKKEDGLRLGADHYRATSDPATFEELAGTFDLIVNTVSADLDLDAYLGLLRPGGTMVQLGGPEKPLAVSPFALITHRKSLAGSMIGGIPETQETLDFCAEHGIAAEVEVIEAARVNEAYERVLAGDVRFRFVIDTATI, from the coding sequence ATGAACAGCATGACCGTCGCCGCGTACGCCGCACCGGCCCCGAAGGCCCCGCTCGTCAAGACCACCATCACCCGCCGCGCCCTGGGGGCGCACGACATCCTCATCGACATCAAGTACGCGGGCATCTGCCACTCCGACATCCACACCGTCCAGGGCGACTGGGGCGACCGCGTCTACCCGATCGTCCCCGGCCACGAGATCGCCGGCGTCGTCGCCGCGGTCGGCTCCGAGGTCACCCGGTACGCCGTGGGCGACCGGGTCGGCGTGGGCTGCTTCGTGGACTCCTGCCGCACCTGTGACAACTGCCGGGCCGGGCTCCAGCAGTACTGCACGGGCGAGTCCGGCATGATCGGCACCTACGCGGCCACCGGCCGGGACGGCGAGCAGACGCAGGGCGGCTACTCGACCCACGTCGTCGTGGACGAGGAGTACGTCCTCCGGATCCCCGACTCCATCCCGCTGGACACCGCCGCCCCGCTGCTCTGCGCGGGCGTGACGCTCTACTCCCCGCTCGCCCACTGGCAGGCGGGCCCGGGCAGGAAGGTCGCGATCGTCGGCCTGGGCGGCCTCGGCCACCTCGGCGTGCGGATCGCGGACGCGATGGGCGCCGAGGTCACCGTCCTCAGCCAGTCGCTGCGCAAGAAGGAGGACGGCCTGCGGCTGGGCGCGGACCACTACCGGGCCACCTCCGACCCGGCCACCTTCGAGGAGCTGGCCGGCACCTTCGACCTGATCGTCAACACCGTCTCGGCCGACCTGGACCTGGACGCCTACCTGGGCCTGCTGCGGCCGGGCGGCACCATGGTCCAGTTGGGCGGTCCGGAGAAGCCGCTGGCCGTCTCGCCGTTCGCGCTGATCACCCACCGCAAGTCGCTCGCCGGCTCGATGATCGGCGGCATCCCCGAGACGCAGGAGACGCTGGACTTCTGCGCCGAGCACGGCATCGCCGCCGAGGTCGAGGTGATCGAGGCCGCGCGGGTCAACGAGGCGTACGAGCGGGTGCTGGCCGGTGACGTCCGCTTCCGGTTCGTCATCGACACGGCCACCATCTGA
- a CDS encoding helix-turn-helix domain-containing protein, whose amino-acid sequence MTELSEFLRSRRARLRPEDVGLTPFGGRRRVPGLRREELAQVAGVSVAYYTRLEQGRGQNVSTSVLDAIADALRLDTAERHHLHKLARPENRPRRPADRPQRVRPAVRHLLDSMENVPAHVLGRRLDILAWNRMNTALLGDFGALPPQRRNMAWMVFLDPATRELYADWDGKAADIVALLRSHAGCYPDDPALASLIGELSMKSPEFRKLWAAHDVRDKCFGIKELRHPVVGPLTLACETLVLPVDQDQRVVTYHAEPGSASAESLRLLASWTLEAAGGGGTAAPAEGRDAVAGER is encoded by the coding sequence GTGACAGAGCTCAGCGAATTCCTCCGCTCCCGCCGTGCCCGGCTGCGCCCGGAGGACGTGGGGCTGACGCCGTTCGGCGGGCGGCGGCGGGTCCCGGGGCTGCGGCGCGAGGAGCTGGCCCAGGTCGCGGGGGTCAGCGTCGCCTACTACACCCGGCTCGAACAGGGCCGGGGGCAGAACGTGTCGACGTCGGTCCTCGACGCCATCGCCGACGCGCTCCGGCTGGACACGGCCGAACGGCATCACCTGCACAAACTGGCCCGCCCCGAGAATCGGCCGCGGCGCCCCGCCGACCGGCCGCAGCGCGTCCGGCCCGCCGTGCGGCACCTGCTGGACTCGATGGAGAACGTGCCCGCGCACGTGCTCGGCCGGCGGCTGGACATCCTCGCCTGGAACCGGATGAACACCGCGCTGCTGGGCGACTTCGGCGCGCTGCCCCCGCAGCGGCGCAACATGGCCTGGATGGTCTTCCTCGACCCGGCGACCAGGGAGCTCTACGCGGACTGGGACGGCAAGGCCGCCGACATCGTCGCGCTGCTGCGGTCGCACGCCGGCTGCTACCCCGACGACCCCGCCCTGGCCTCGCTGATCGGCGAGCTGTCCATGAAGAGCCCCGAGTTCCGGAAGCTGTGGGCCGCGCACGACGTCCGCGACAAGTGCTTCGGGATCAAGGAGCTGCGCCACCCCGTCGTCGGCCCGCTGACCCTGGCCTGCGAGACGCTGGTGCTGCCCGTGGACCAGGACCAGCGGGTGGTGACGTACCACGCCGAGCCCGGCTCGGCGTCCGCCGAGTCGCTGCGGCTGCTGGCGAGCTGGACCCTGGAGGCGGCCGGTGGCGGCGGCACGGCGGCGCCCGCCGAGGGGCGCGACGCCGTGGCCGGCGAGCGTTGA
- a CDS encoding mannosyltransferase family protein: protein MARIPIPKAPSARRCPVEGAAAERPPRGRGPGRPLGVPAAAGRFPLLGRLDAADRAVLGFYALTRVAVLIAGYCSAWLFGSDPEAREAPSFLSLWARWDWDFFRRIAEHGYFAEPGAPGSAHPDNREAFFPGLPMVLRAVHTVVPSWPLAGLLISFAAGAVAAVALSRIARLRLPAEAGERAGPRAALFLLVSPCAVFLAAGYTEALFLAFALPAWLAAERHRWALAAVLGALATTVRVSGLFLAAALVVRFLVAARESGRGHRRWRSAGWLALPALPALAYSWYLQARTGDWMAWKHAQERGWYRQFHTPWEAWEHTWDGAFSHANPTAYAAMFQAELLAMAVGVLLLALLVWRRRWPEAVYIGLSLWALGTSYWYMSVPRATLLWWPLWVALAVASVRRPWIRSAYLTVAAPLATVLTLVFTSGKWAG, encoded by the coding sequence ATGGCCCGGATACCGATACCCAAGGCACCGTCCGCGCGGCGGTGCCCAGTGGAGGGGGCGGCGGCGGAGCGGCCTCCCCGGGGGCGCGGTCCGGGCCGCCCGCTCGGGGTTCCGGCCGCCGCCGGACGGTTTCCGCTGCTCGGCCGGCTGGACGCCGCCGACCGGGCCGTGCTCGGGTTCTACGCGCTCACCAGGGTCGCCGTCCTGATCGCCGGGTACTGCAGCGCCTGGCTGTTCGGCTCGGACCCCGAGGCGCGGGAGGCGCCCTCGTTCCTGTCGCTGTGGGCGCGCTGGGACTGGGACTTCTTCCGGCGCATCGCCGAGCACGGCTACTTCGCCGAGCCCGGCGCCCCCGGCTCGGCCCACCCCGACAACCGGGAGGCGTTCTTCCCGGGCCTGCCGATGGTCCTGCGGGCCGTGCACACGGTGGTGCCGAGCTGGCCGCTGGCCGGGCTGCTGATCTCCTTCGCCGCGGGGGCGGTGGCCGCCGTGGCGCTGTCCCGGATCGCACGGCTGCGGCTCCCGGCGGAGGCCGGGGAACGGGCGGGGCCGCGGGCCGCGCTGTTCCTGCTGGTGTCGCCGTGCGCGGTGTTCCTGGCCGCCGGCTACACCGAGGCCCTGTTCCTGGCCTTCGCCCTGCCGGCCTGGCTGGCCGCCGAGCGGCACCGCTGGGCGCTCGCCGCCGTCCTGGGCGCCCTGGCCACGACCGTCCGCGTCAGCGGGCTCTTCCTGGCGGCGGCCCTCGTCGTCCGGTTCCTGGTCGCCGCGCGGGAGTCCGGACGTGGGCACCGGCGGTGGCGCTCGGCCGGCTGGCTCGCGCTCCCCGCCCTGCCGGCCCTGGCCTACAGCTGGTACCTCCAGGCGCGCACCGGCGACTGGATGGCCTGGAAGCACGCGCAGGAGCGCGGCTGGTACCGGCAGTTCCACACGCCGTGGGAGGCGTGGGAGCACACCTGGGACGGCGCCTTCTCGCACGCCAACCCCACCGCCTACGCCGCGATGTTCCAGGCGGAGCTGCTCGCCATGGCGGTCGGGGTGCTGCTGCTGGCCCTGCTGGTGTGGCGGCGGCGGTGGCCGGAGGCGGTGTACATCGGGCTGAGCCTGTGGGCGCTGGGCACCTCGTACTGGTACATGTCGGTCCCCCGGGCCACCCTGCTGTGGTGGCCGCTCTGGGTCGCGCTGGCCGTGGCGAGCGTCCGCCGGCCATGGATCCGCTCCGCCTACCTGACGGTGGCGGCCCCCCTGGCGACCGTGCTGACCCTGGTCTTCACCTCCGGCAAGTGGGCCGGCTGA
- a CDS encoding TetR/AcrR family transcriptional regulator C-terminal domain-containing protein, which produces MTREDLADAALRLLEREGPKGLTMRKVAAEVGVQAASLYWHVQNKEELLDLAADALWEGYSPLPPGLVATPDEWRGCLATAARRLRAHLLAHTAAVRVLAGRFAPGARALGPLEETFGMLRRLGFGPAETALGAYTVVIWVQGFVLHEAVPMSAAEERGATPAEAVEEARERLAALPAERYPHLVALAGELTGPDMDSRFEFGLGLLLDGLGALREAGAV; this is translated from the coding sequence TTGACCAGGGAGGATCTGGCGGATGCCGCACTGCGGCTGCTGGAGCGGGAGGGCCCCAAGGGCCTGACGATGCGGAAGGTGGCCGCCGAGGTGGGCGTCCAGGCGGCGTCCCTCTACTGGCACGTCCAGAACAAGGAAGAGCTGCTCGACCTCGCGGCCGACGCCCTCTGGGAGGGCTACTCCCCGCTGCCCCCCGGCCTCGTCGCGACGCCCGACGAGTGGCGCGGCTGCCTCGCCACCGCCGCGCGGCGGCTGCGGGCGCATCTGCTGGCGCACACGGCAGCCGTGCGCGTGCTCGCCGGGCGCTTCGCGCCGGGGGCCCGGGCCCTCGGGCCGCTGGAGGAGACGTTCGGGATGCTGCGCCGGCTCGGTTTCGGGCCGGCGGAGACGGCGCTCGGCGCGTACACCGTCGTGATCTGGGTGCAGGGTTTCGTGCTGCACGAGGCCGTGCCCATGTCGGCGGCCGAGGAGCGCGGGGCGACGCCCGCCGAGGCCGTCGAGGAGGCGCGGGAGCGACTGGCCGCGCTGCCGGCCGAGCGGTACCCGCACCTCGTCGCGCTGGCCGGGGAGCTCACCGGTCCCGACATGGACAGCCGTTTCGAGTTCGGGCTGGGTCTGCTGCTGGACGGGCTGGGGGCGCTGCGGGAGGCCGGAGCGGTGTGA
- a CDS encoding MFS transporter, with translation MRARLVLLTLCSGLFMAMLDNLVVTTALPAIGAELRSGTAGLQWVVEGYALVYAALLLGGGALGDRWGRKPVYLAGLALFTGGSALCAVAGGLGTLVAGRAVQGLGAALLTPGSLAIVRHVFTGEAERARAIGVWSGVSGSGLALGPVVGGPLVDHFGWASVFWVNVPVGIVGLVLAFRVLPDVPRSARRGDPAGQTAVALGLGALVYALVEGPVRGWGDGRVAGAGAVALLGLAAFVVVERRVAAPMADLRLLTDRVAGTAAWAGFAVSFGFFGLGTFLSLHLQYVLGLSPTEAGWAMAPCTLSTAVVSVLAGRLCARYGPRPPLATGLFLVAAALAAFARYGPDARFADFGWLLGVLGVGLGLVFTPVSVAVLGAVPAERAGMASATASMAREVGGVAGVAVMGAILTARLEAVLRARLPRGGGADAAAVARSVTAGGGRGPGGAGAAEEGVGRVVRHAFAAGLDLAALVSAGVLAGVAVAVVVVMRGPRGDIGGRAAGALVRRS, from the coding sequence GTGCGCGCACGGCTCGTGCTGCTGACGCTCTGCTCCGGCCTCTTCATGGCCATGCTCGACAACCTCGTCGTGACCACGGCCCTGCCCGCCATCGGCGCGGAGCTGCGGAGCGGGACGGCCGGACTCCAGTGGGTGGTGGAGGGATACGCGCTGGTCTACGCGGCCCTGCTGCTCGGCGGCGGGGCGCTGGGTGACCGGTGGGGGAGGAAGCCGGTGTACCTCGCGGGGCTCGCCCTGTTCACCGGGGGTTCCGCGCTCTGCGCGGTTGCCGGCGGGCTGGGGACCCTGGTCGCGGGGCGGGCGGTGCAGGGGCTCGGGGCGGCCCTGCTGACGCCGGGCTCGCTCGCGATCGTGCGGCACGTCTTCACGGGGGAAGCCGAACGCGCCCGCGCGATCGGCGTCTGGAGCGGGGTGTCCGGCTCGGGGCTCGCCCTCGGCCCCGTCGTCGGCGGGCCGCTGGTCGACCACTTCGGGTGGGCGAGCGTCTTCTGGGTCAACGTGCCGGTCGGGATCGTCGGTCTGGTGCTCGCCTTCCGGGTGCTGCCGGACGTCCCGCGGTCCGCGCGCCGCGGCGATCCGGCCGGTCAGACGGCCGTCGCGCTGGGGCTCGGCGCCTTGGTGTACGCGCTGGTCGAGGGGCCCGTCCGGGGCTGGGGCGACGGACGCGTGGCCGGTGCCGGTGCCGTGGCCCTGCTCGGGCTGGCCGCGTTCGTGGTGGTCGAGCGGCGGGTGGCGGCGCCGATGGCGGATCTGCGGCTGCTGACGGACCGAGTCGCCGGCACGGCCGCCTGGGCCGGGTTCGCCGTCAGCTTCGGGTTCTTCGGCCTGGGCACGTTCCTCAGCCTCCACCTCCAGTACGTCCTGGGCCTGTCGCCCACCGAGGCGGGCTGGGCCATGGCGCCCTGCACCCTGTCCACGGCCGTCGTCTCGGTCCTCGCCGGGCGGCTGTGCGCCCGGTACGGGCCGCGTCCGCCGCTCGCCACCGGCCTGTTCCTCGTCGCGGCGGCCCTCGCCGCGTTCGCCCGCTACGGGCCCGACGCCCGCTTCGCGGACTTCGGATGGCTCCTGGGCGTCCTCGGCGTCGGCCTCGGTCTCGTCTTCACCCCCGTCTCCGTCGCCGTGCTGGGCGCGGTCCCGGCCGAGCGGGCCGGCATGGCCTCGGCCACGGCGAGCATGGCCCGGGAAGTGGGCGGGGTGGCCGGAGTGGCCGTCATGGGCGCGATCCTGACGGCGCGTCTCGAGGCCGTGCTGCGCGCCCGGCTGCCCCGGGGCGGCGGGGCCGACGCGGCCGCCGTGGCCCGCTCGGTCACGGCCGGCGGCGGGCGGGGGCCGGGCGGTGCCGGTGCGGCGGAGGAAGGGGTCGGACGGGTCGTCAGACACGCTTTCGCGGCCGGGCTGGACCTCGCCGCGCTCGTTTCCGCGGGGGTGCTGGCCGGGGTCGCGGTGGCCGTCGTGGTGGTGATGCGCGGGCCCCGGGGTGACATCGGGGGGCGAGCGGCCGGGGCGCTGGTGCGCCGGTCCTGA